The Opitutaceae bacterium genome includes a window with the following:
- a CDS encoding amidase family protein: MLPSDWRTLEDWRRAARDPRAAAAELRRRINALPDVQRRAQWAWVKGSKALEHSFEAAAANKSPVSGAPFALKDLFTLAGTRTSAGANLPTRRAPLARHDGNMAEALARAGAICVGKTHLYEFAYGLTGENATYGDCVLPHHRSRTTGGSSSGSAAAVAWGIVPFSIGTDTGGSMRIPASFCGLHAVRLSPGDSLIRDAFPLAPSFDTAGWFATSAEDLHQVCVALLGPSPRLKRRATGVSFTFADWGLRARAEVAYATRRAGRTLAPAANREQAAALREVSAGSRDAYAILQSREAYAIHKAWLRLKPDCYTPEVRSRLERGQSHTPDQVEWALSHQKRVRAFFAECFKVSAFVVLPGAPFPALKKQECNLANRLRILDVTALASLAGLPVRTLPVPLPSGLHAGLQVVVPDTRSLLALPF; the protein is encoded by the coding sequence ATGCTTCCCAGCGACTGGCGCACCCTCGAAGACTGGAGAAGGGCCGCCCGCGATCCGCGCGCAGCCGCCGCGGAACTCCGGCGTCGCATCAATGCCCTGCCTGATGTCCAACGACGCGCCCAATGGGCGTGGGTAAAAGGCAGCAAGGCGCTCGAACACTCCTTCGAAGCCGCGGCCGCGAACAAGTCCCCGGTCTCAGGCGCACCGTTCGCCTTGAAAGACCTCTTCACGCTGGCGGGCACGCGCACGTCCGCGGGCGCCAACCTCCCGACGCGTCGCGCGCCCCTCGCCAGGCACGACGGAAACATGGCAGAGGCATTAGCAAGGGCCGGGGCGATCTGCGTCGGCAAGACACACCTCTACGAGTTCGCCTACGGACTGACCGGAGAGAACGCAACCTACGGAGATTGCGTGCTGCCACATCACCGTTCCAGGACAACCGGAGGCTCGAGCAGCGGCTCCGCCGCCGCGGTGGCGTGGGGAATTGTGCCCTTTTCCATTGGCACCGATACAGGGGGAAGCATGCGAATCCCCGCTTCCTTCTGCGGCCTGCACGCCGTGCGCCTTTCGCCGGGTGATAGCCTCATCCGCGATGCCTTTCCCCTCGCCCCAAGTTTCGACACCGCCGGGTGGTTCGCGACGAGCGCGGAGGACCTCCACCAGGTGTGCGTGGCTCTCCTCGGCCCCTCGCCGCGACTCAAGAGGCGGGCCACAGGCGTCTCCTTCACTTTCGCTGACTGGGGACTGCGCGCCCGGGCGGAAGTGGCGTACGCCACCAGACGAGCGGGACGCACACTCGCGCCAGCAGCGAACCGAGAGCAGGCAGCCGCATTGCGTGAGGTGTCGGCGGGTTCCCGGGACGCTTATGCGATCCTGCAGTCGCGTGAAGCCTACGCGATTCACAAGGCCTGGCTCAGGCTGAAACCCGACTGCTACACGCCTGAGGTCCGCTCGCGTCTCGAGCGCGGCCAGTCGCACACGCCCGACCAGGTTGAGTGGGCGTTAAGTCACCAGAAACGGGTGAGGGCTTTCTTCGCCGAGTGTTTCAAAGTCTCCGCATTCGTCGTCCTGCCGGGCGCTCCCTTCCCCGCACTGAAGAAGCAAGAGTGCAACCTGGCAAACCGCCTGCGTATCCTCGATGTCACAGCGCTCGCGAGTCTCGCCGGCCTGCCGGTGCGGACGCTGCCGGTCCCCCTACCCTCAGGCCTGCACGCGGGCTTGCAGGTGGTGGTGCCAGATACGCGTTCTCTGCTCGCCCTGCCCTTCTGA
- a CDS encoding RidA family protein translates to MSAEQKLKDLGIELPTVAAAAGNYLATVRTGNLLFCAGTLSVLNGKLTHEGQVGREQTVQTAYESARICAMNTIANIRAALGSLDKVDRVVMVNGFVNAVSGFADSPAVINGASDLFVAVLGEAGKHARAAVAVAGLPRNSTVEIQVVVQVKE, encoded by the coding sequence ATGAGCGCTGAACAAAAGCTGAAGGACCTTGGGATTGAGTTACCGACCGTTGCCGCCGCGGCAGGCAACTATCTGGCTACTGTGCGCACCGGGAACCTTCTCTTTTGTGCGGGCACGTTGAGCGTGCTGAATGGTAAACTGACCCATGAGGGCCAGGTGGGGCGGGAACAGACGGTGCAGACAGCCTATGAATCCGCGCGTATTTGCGCGATGAATACCATCGCCAATATCCGGGCCGCGCTCGGCAGCCTGGACAAGGTGGACCGTGTGGTGATGGTGAACGGATTTGTAAACGCGGTCAGCGGTTTCGCCGATTCACCGGCAGTGATCAACGGCGCGAGTGATCTCTTCGTCGCAGTCTTGGGTGAAGCGGGCAAACATGCACGCGCGGCCGTGGCTGTGGCTGGATTGCCCCGGAATTCCACAGTGGAGATACAGGTCGTTGTCCAAGTGAAGGAGTAA